TGGGTTAATTCTACATCACCGCTCACATTGAGCTTTTCAAACATGCGATAGCGATAACTATTTACCGTCTTAGAGCTTAAGTTCAAGCGATCTGCAATATTTTGTGCTTTCTCACCTTTAGTGATCATGAGCATAATCTGCAACTCTCTTTCCGATAACGATTGGAAAGGGTTTTCGTCATTGCGGCCACTAAATTGCGCAAGGGCAATTTGCTGAGCAATTTCTGGCGCAATATAACGCTGGCCAGCATTGACCGCACGTATCGCATTGATCATTTCATCGGGGCCTGCACCTTTTGTTAGGTAACCATGCGCACCAATTTGCATTACCTTGCTTGGGAAAGGATCTTCACAATGTACAGTAAGCACAATAACTTTTACATCTGGACAGTAACGGCAAATCTTTTTGGTCGCTTCCA
This genomic interval from Pseudoalteromonas galatheae contains the following:
- the uvrY gene encoding UvrY/SirA/GacA family response regulator transcription factor is translated as MINVLLVDDHELVRTGIKRILDDVRGFKVVGEAKTGEEAVTFCRQSEPDIVLMDMNMPGIGGLEATKKICRYCPDVKVIVLTVHCEDPFPSKVMQIGAHGYLTKGAGPDEMINAIRAVNAGQRYIAPEIAQQIALAQFSGRNDENPFQSLSERELQIMLMITKGEKAQNIADRLNLSSKTVNSYRYRMFEKLNVSGDVELTHLAIRHKMIDIDSSH